Sequence from the Paenibacillus riograndensis SBR5 genome:
CCGCTTCAGCTCTTCAAAGTGACTATAAGCTTCTCCGTGTTCCTGCAGCGTTGAAGCAAATACCGCTTCGAAATATGACTCGCGGAACCCCTCCTCTCCTCTTCGCAGCGATCCAATCCCGACGGCAGCCTGAATTCCCGTCTGCTGGGAGGCAAGCTCGAAAAGCTGCCTGGCAATCTCTTTATTCCTTTCACGCCAGTCGTTCTCACCCATGGAGAGAGGCTTCCGTACAAAAATGACGAGGTGATGGTCGATCAAGGAGCTTACAATACTGGCAGAGCTATGGATTTTGACAAAGCTGCGGAAATGGTCGTAAATCTTCTTCTTCTCCTGCAAGGAGGGGTGCCCCTCGAAGGCCACAACGATGGCGCTTCCCTGATCAAGCGGGAAATCGAGCCACTCCGACAGCTGGGATGCGGTGGAATCCGCCGTCTGGTCAACCATTAATATCAATGCCAGTTCATTTTCAACGAGAGGCAGCAATTGGGACATTTTGTGGCGGAGCTCCAGCTCCTCAGCACGCAGCTGCTTCTCCCGCTCGATCTCGGAGATCAATCTTTTCAGCGTGCCGATAATCTGTTCACGTTTGGCAGGCTTCAAAATATATTCCTTCGCCCCCAGAGAGAGCGCCTCCTGGGCATAAGCAAAATAATCATAGGCGGTAACAAGCACGAACCGGGTATCCGGCAGCCGCTCCTTCAGCTCGCGAAGCGCCTCCAGTCCGCCGATTCCAGGCATATTGATGTCCAGAATGACGATGTGGGGACGATGCTCCTCCGCGCATTCGATTGCCTTGCGTCCGTTGCCGGCATGAATGAAGCGGAATATCCCCGGCATGGACCGCTCCACGGTTAATTCCAGCCCCTCTCTTTCCAAGGGCTCATCATCCGCGATCAGAAGCCTGTACATAAATGTTACTCACCTCCCTTTCCTGCAGGAATTCTAATGGTTATCGTTGTTCCTTGACCAAGCCTGCTGTGGATTCGGACCAAATCCTCCTCTCCAAAGAACAGTTGAAGCCGTTTCAATACATTCCGCGTACCGAGTCCGGTGGACTTGCCGCTCTCAGCTCCGGCTTCCAGCCGCAAGATGGACTGCAAAGTCTCTTCAGGCATCCCGACCCCGTTGTCCGAAATCTCTATCCACACCTCGCCGCCGGTTCTCCGAAGCACCAGGCTGATAACAGCTCCACTCTCCATATTGGCTACACCGTGCAGAAAAGCATTCTCGACAATTGGCTGAAGCGTCAGAGCCGGTATCTCCTCCTGCAATACAGACGGATCGAAATCCATTTCAAACCGGATGCGTTCCCGAAAGCGCGCCTGCTGGATCGCGGCATATTCCTGGATATGGGCAATTTCGTCCTGCAGCGTAACAGGCTTGTCCAGCTTCTGCAGGCTGTATCTGAGCAGATTCGACATTGAGACGATCAAATCGCTTGTCCTATCGGCTCCTTCCAGCAGTGCCAGTCTGGAAAGAACATTAAGAGTGTTGAACAAAAAATGGGGATTGATTTGGCTCTGGAGAGCCTGAAGCTCCAGTTCCTTCACAAGACGCTGCATTTCCAGGCTCTTTTTGTCCCGTTCAATGAGAACGCTAAGGTCAGCCGACATTTGCTGGATAGCATTCGAGAGGATGCCGAGTTCGTCATCCCTGCTTGGCTGGGGGCCGATGTCCAGATTTCCTGTAGCGATTCGCTTGGCCAGACCGACCAATCTGCCGACAGGCCCCGTAATGCTGCGCGAGGCCCAGACCGCGAGCAGCACCCCCATAAGCGCATTCATCCCGAATAACGCCGCACCCAGCCGGTTCATCCGATCGTTCTCCTCCCGGATATTCTGGATGATCGGTCGGTAAAACGCCAGCTCTGCATCGACCAGCTGCTGACCTTCCTCACGGATATAACCGACGATCTTCTCAGCTTCCACATAATGCTCAAAGGCGATCTGAGGGTCTTCCGAGGCGGAAGCTTGGATGGCAGCCTGCTTCTGTTCAAGAAAGCTGGCGGTCATACTGATGTAATCCTCCATTGTGAACGAAACGTCAGTCTGCCCGCCTTCCTGTTTGATTTCGCCACTCAACCGCTCCAACTGGCCACCTGCAGATTTCATCTCCGCTTGATCTATTCGCGGATCAAGCAGAAAGGCATACAGAAGCTTTAGATTAGTATCCGCCCATTCGGTGCTCTGCTCGATAAGAAGAATCCGGCCCAGCATTTCATCGTAACTCCGCTGAACAACCTTTCCACTTTGGAACACAAAAAATGCAATGGTGTTGGCCAGTACCACAAGGAGGGGGATACCAATCAGCAGCTTGGCTCGAATCGTCATTCCGTACCTCCTCCATCATCCGGGTTCAGAGACTCCTTTGTGATTACATAGGTTTTGGTATACATCAAGGTGGGAGGGGGGCTTCCGCTGAAATAATCATGGAGCTGTTCAATGGCCTGCTCCCCCATCTCAACGGGCTGCTGCACAACAGCTGATTCGATCTTCGATTGGCGGATGGCATCCACCGTTTCTTCCATATCGTCAAATGCAAAAATATGCAGTCCGGTTGCACCAAGCCGCTCTTTGGCCTCCAGGAATCCCAGGCCGTCCATGGAACTGAACCCGACCATGAAACGGATATTCGGACTCTGGATAAGCATCTTCTGCGCCTGCTGCGCAGCCTGAAGCCGCGAAATGTCTGAAGATCTGATTTCCACGATTTGAAGTCCGGGATAGCGTCCGATAACAGAGCGGAATCCGGCTAGTCTAAGCCGCTGGTTCTCGGCCTGCTCATTGCTGATCAGCACTCCGATGTCGCCCCGCTCACCGGAGGCCTGCACCACAAGCTCTCCCATTTGTCTCCCGGCCCGCTCGTTATCCGTTCCGACGTAAGCCACTCTTTCGGATTCCGGTTCATCCGTATCCACCGTGATGACAGGGATGCCAAGACCCGTCGCCTTGTCGATCAGCCGGCGGTAATCCGGATTGTTAAGGCCCTGAATCAGAATGGCGTCGGGTTTGCTTGCAATTGTCTTGTCCAACAGCTTGATCTGCTCGGCCGGATTGATGCGGTCCGGGCCGATATAATCCAGCCGCATGGCGTAGGAGGCGGCAGCTTTGCGGGCGCCCTGTTCAATAGACCGCCAGAAATAATTGTCCAGCTCCTGGGAAATCAGCACAACCTTTGGACCGGATCCTGCGGCACTCGGCGAAGCCGCCTTCAGCGGCTCGACCAATCGATGAATCTGGAGAAAGGACAGGGTGAATTGAGCCAGCAGCCAGGCGAACAGCAGAAAGAGTGGGATAAGAGCAAAGATCCATTTACGGTTTGACATGCCTGCG
This genomic interval carries:
- a CDS encoding response regulator — its product is MYRLLIADDEPLEREGLELTVERSMPGIFRFIHAGNGRKAIECAEEHRPHIVILDINMPGIGGLEALRELKERLPDTRFVLVTAYDYFAYAQEALSLGAKEYILKPAKREQIIGTLKRLISEIEREKQLRAEELELRHKMSQLLPLVENELALILMVDQTADSTASQLSEWLDFPLDQGSAIVVAFEGHPSLQEKKKIYDHFRSFVKIHSSASIVSSLIDHHLVIFVRKPLSMGENDWRERNKEIARQLFELASQQTGIQAAVGIGSLRRGEEGFRESYFEAVFASTLQEHGEAYSHFEELKRIGSPHDPGPISTAPQQSYVISALHRIREQREEQTLTVLGRAKKYIGERYTDDLSLEEVADYVHLNPHYFSKIFKQEYGETFIDFVTRLRIDKAISLIGEGRLSLKEVSFEAGYKDPNYFSRVFKKITGVSPTEFRGKQQ
- a CDS encoding sensor histidine kinase, whose protein sequence is MTIRAKLLIGIPLLVVLANTIAFFVFQSGKVVQRSYDEMLGRILLIEQSTEWADTNLKLLYAFLLDPRIDQAEMKSAGGQLERLSGEIKQEGGQTDVSFTMEDYISMTASFLEQKQAAIQASASEDPQIAFEHYVEAEKIVGYIREEGQQLVDAELAFYRPIIQNIREENDRMNRLGAALFGMNALMGVLLAVWASRSITGPVGRLVGLAKRIATGNLDIGPQPSRDDELGILSNAIQQMSADLSVLIERDKKSLEMQRLVKELELQALQSQINPHFLFNTLNVLSRLALLEGADRTSDLIVSMSNLLRYSLQKLDKPVTLQDEIAHIQEYAAIQQARFRERIRFEMDFDPSVLQEEIPALTLQPIVENAFLHGVANMESGAVISLVLRRTGGEVWIEISDNGVGMPEETLQSILRLEAGAESGKSTGLGTRNVLKRLQLFFGEEDLVRIHSRLGQGTTITIRIPAGKGGE
- a CDS encoding substrate-binding domain-containing protein, with translation MSNRKWIFALIPLFLLFAWLLAQFTLSFLQIHRLVEPLKAASPSAAGSGPKVVLISQELDNYFWRSIEQGARKAAASYAMRLDYIGPDRINPAEQIKLLDKTIASKPDAILIQGLNNPDYRRLIDKATGLGIPVITVDTDEPESERVAYVGTDNERAGRQMGELVVQASGERGDIGVLISNEQAENQRLRLAGFRSVIGRYPGLQIVEIRSSDISRLQAAQQAQKMLIQSPNIRFMVGFSSMDGLGFLEAKERLGATGLHIFAFDDMEETVDAIRQSKIESAVVQQPVEMGEQAIEQLHDYFSGSPPPTLMYTKTYVITKESLNPDDGGGTE